The DNA segment TTGATAAGGATTCATTGACCTCCACAAGAACCATTGGATTTTTCATAGAAACCTTATTATACAGCTTCAAAAAGTATACATCCGATGTCAACTTGTGCCATAGCTTGCAAACACATTTAGTTCTAAAAAGGGATTTAACGGGTAATCTTGCAAGAATCTGAAGTACAATTTCATCAGGGAAAAACCCACATTTGGAATCGCATTGACTCATGTCGTATTTAACGATTTTCAAACATAATCAAGAAATGGTCCAACGAATACTTACCCCATTCCGTAAGATGAAGAGCATCGGTTTGCCCTAAACAAGAATTCTTACGACTCAGAGGGAGGGGGAATCTCTGCAACACCTTGGAATGAGGATGAAGATGGAAAAATTTCCAATTCTTTGGATCAATCAAGGGAAAATGACGTAAAATTGTGGGTTTTtaaaagaacaaagcttttttGTTTCGACGGTTGAGATTGATGTGATTTAGGCCTTAATATGGTGAAAGCACAACAAAGTTCCCCATTGTGGCCCAAAACTAAATTATGGGCTTGATTTTGGCCCACAAAAATAAAAGGCAAAACAAATACTATTGACCTCTTTTCATATTCTTCAAGAAAAAGTTGGTAATTAATATGCAAGATGATCAAGTAAATAAACACCTGTAATTAGACAATGgacataaatataaaattggagaatttcaagaattttttaatttgatttcaaatatatacatacataggAATAAAAAATCTATGTCACATGCATCGAAAATTCTCTACAACATTTAATTTCATGTAATATGTCATATTAAACCAATAACTAGTTGCTACATATATCAAATTTCAACtaatattttaatgaaaaatttcAAGCTATCCAAAGATATATGTGATAGTggatatttaataataaatacgGGTCCATTGAAGCTAGCAtctcattttcattttttttaattaatcataattataaTTTGTCACAccaataaaaatgctatatatGACAATGCCACAAGCATTACATGTTGTAGATTTTTCCCCATTCGAGTCATCAGCTAATGTTTAGTAAATTATTTGTGATGAATAcaatttaaatatcaaattgAAGTTTAAATAGAGTGAGTTAGCCATAAAAAATAGATATGTTTACTAAAGTATTAAAAAAAAGGAAGGAAGGAAGGTGAGAAAACGAAATGCAAAGTCTTTGTTTATACATTATTTAAATGTATTAAATCATTGAAATTAGAAGTTCACTTAATTCAAAGGAAGAGCATGATTGAACTTAATTAACTGTAAAAGTTTTAATTCGAGTCTTTAATTTGACCCTTGTTTGTGTTTTTTAAAGCGATTTTTAAACATTTGAGAGATTaggctgctgtcaaaatttcttTTTAAGAGTGTATTGTTATTCAATTAAAAACACAAATTGAGAACCACGCCGGCCGGGTCGAGTGCTAGATCCGATTTAATGTaatcataaatcataattaTTTCCTCGTCTCATTCATTTAAGCGTATGTGTTTTCACACAAATTAAGTAACAAATTTGTTTGAGAAAGTAAATTTTGTAAAACAATTtcatattttacctttatttaatgaaaattttaatagaATAAAATAGTTATACAAGTAGTTAGTAATATTACTTTAGTATATATGGGTAAATTTGTAAAAGAGTAGAGAAGATAACATTAAATATGGAAATTGAACTATAATTAGAACTGATGAAAAACAAATAGCCGAAATAAGAGGTATGGAGGAATATTTGTATGAGTTACACAACTAAAAGAATTGAGAAGCGGTTATTTTAACTTCTAAGAGCCGAGAGCAGTTAAAGTTTTAGGTAGCGTTTGAGAGAGTTTTTAGCTAGAAAGCATTACTCGGTTTTTTGTTCACAAAAATTCACAAACACTACCCTAGTGGTGTATAAAATTATATCTAATCAAACGAGTACTTCAATATAATCAGTCTTCCTCGACTGCTTCTATTGCTGTGCTTTGCAACATCGGTTTTTCAAGCAATACTAGAATTCCGATTGTAAAtatcagttttcttacaaaacCATAATTCTTCTGTTTAAATTCCGCTAATCAAGTTATAATTATTAATCAGGCTATGTTCTTATTAATTAATGGAAGTTtacaaattttataattttaaaatcagcataaatatttattgatgTTTCATTTTTTTCCCGTTAGATATTTTAGTCATCCTCtggaaatattttaatatagaaatgtggttatattatattaataaatgaTTGAATAATTTTTGAACTAGGTACACACTGTTGATTACGTAATAAATCAATGGCcatcataaataaattatactCCATATAACTTGTGGGAGTAGTAAGAGTTGTGATATTTTCTAATTCATCTTCTCACGCATGACGCATCCTAGAACATGTATACAGTTTGCATTCGCGTGTACTGGCATAAACATCttttaatatgaaaaaaaaagaaaaagaaaactaaTAGCGAAAACCATTCTATCCCTATAGCtatgtaataaatattttagagtGGCACTTTTTGAGAGTGCTCAACTCGGATTGTTATAAAAGTTTTAAATCTGAATATGCGATATataatagatttaaaaaaattattaaacaaattGACTTTCTATAATTAATATGGTTCAATGCATCTAAATGACATTAGGAAAAAAAATGACGACATTAGAAAAGGGACATATGAAATACTAATAACTTcccatatattatatatatcaatcaATAGACGATGACATTAAGGCTACGTTTACTTTGAATGATGGGATTGTGCAAGGATAgattaaaatatgattattaatataatttgatatgaTAGAAAGTgattatggataaataataatatgtttagttGGATGGATTAATTTTGGGATTGAAATTATACTTAAGAACAAATTACGATTCCATCATTTAGCTATCATAATAATCATATGTTCGGCAAAGAAGGAAAGAAGGTGGAAGATAAAAAAGAATgacataattgatttttttcattctctaactccataatatttataatatcatTAAAAATTTAGGACTAAAAATCATCTTTCAATCCTATCATTAACGGACCTAAAGATTTATACCATTTTTCAATTTTGTAAGTAAACATAGGATTAGTTGGTATTATCTATGTTATCCTTTATTTATCAAGCCAAGTATACTACTTGTGGGATTAgattaaataaatattgtttaatTTAAAGAGCAGCAGACCATTTGAGTTGTGACCATATGTAATATTCAGCTAGCCTCCCAACACAGTTTTGAGTTTTGACTCGCTGATGCATGCAAGTGATTTTTAATACTATGATTATCACCATTTTTTTATTCAGACATTGCATTtgcaataatatttaattatttaatttagtcTTTGATTTTCACGACTAATTGATTTCTGCTTTCTAgctaatattttgatgtctttcTTTAACGACCATTAAATTGGCATGTAGTTATTTTTTGGTGTAAACTGAGTGAATTATCGAGTTAATGTATTAATCTTCAAATCACGTTAGTCAAATAAACTTAACCGAACAACTTTATACGATAGATCTATTTGTCTGAAAAAAtgttgataaaaaaaatcaaatttgtgATCAAACATTCAACTACTCTCTCAACTCTGACTTAAGTACTGATGTGCATAttctattgatttgattgataagaTTTTTTCGGAGGGGCCCATTCAATCCTGGAATTACACGTGGCACAATCTCTATGCTCTGCACTGAAAATGATGTACATATGTTGAGCTACTCACGCAaagtaataaatataaatagatgtgAATAAGTATGAACAAGAAGAACATTGAAAATTAGCTTTGGTAAACTGAAAATTCAAAGTTGCGTTAGTGGCGGTGCATTGCATCCTTATGTATGCTCATTCTTAGACATAATTTACATACAAATATATTTGACAACATCGTGATCGTTAATGAGTACGTAAAGTTGCGATAGTCGATTTCAAATCGAATCGTTATCCtatattgatttaaaatatattGTTTAAAGTGATTTACAAAAGATACAATCACAATAGATGCATATGATAATTTGAGTTAACTGTTATTTTTAGAATAAAATGAGCATAATGTGTAGTCTGTATATAGATATGAACTAATAAGAGTATATAACAAGTTCATAGTTTAATTAATAGTtacaatcatatatatattaaatatatttgaaagacttttcaaatatttcaatagtTGCGGCTGTTAGTGCTTCCGTCTAGGAAGCCatccaaattaaattaaaatagtaaaaaaaaaggtgtattatattaaaattcccAAATGTACACGTGGCGAGTAAATAACAGCACTTAACTTTTTGGACCACTTGTGACGGCTTCTCTAAAAGGCACGCGGCCTAGAATCCTTCCCGCCGCCGCCCTTTTTCATTTTCCTACCTTTCATCGTAAGTAAAAAGACTCGTCATTGTGTGATTTGctatcattttaaatattaatgcttttaaaaaaaaattccattgttaaaaaaaaaaaaaaaaaaaaaaacgattcCATACATTCGAAAACGAGTGTAGTGTCGGAAAAAGTTGTGGGTTTTCGGATCGTGAAAGAGTTCGATTCGTACTATTATAGTAACGAGAATtaaatttttgatataaaaGATAACATTTTTTTATGGGTTGGATCGaatattaatcttataaaattatCTAATAGAACAATCTCATTAAAATTTTTGCGCTATTAGTAAGTATAATATATTCGAGACATTATTTGGTGAAAGATAACACattaattcattaatcattCTTGCTTATCCAATGCTTGGTTTAAGTTCTTCCAAAGATTAGTGTCATTTACCATTGTCTAATccaaatatattgatttaaaatCCTTATATTATTAATCATTCATTATCCAATCCATGAACCAAATGATTTGCGCTAAATCCGGAGATCTTCTGATGTGCAAAGGTAATATGGATTCATTCTTATCCTCACATGCACCCGGCGGGTGACGACCCTTGTCGCATGGACAATTGCAAGAGAGAATTTGGAATCATTATTTAACATTCTAACAAATTGACAAACACGATCAaagttttattaaaaaaaaccaaattaATAATGTGTGTAGGACTGAGCGTTTGTCGCTTTAACAAAAACTAAAGTTGGTGATAATGGTGTaagtcaaatttttttaaaccgtACAGCATCCCAAACGCTATGATTCGATCGCTCTATTCAAcagagacaattattgcactccaACAATGTGACTATTCtaaatgtgttgattaatcatatccaaaagaattcaaaagaaaagagtGAATACGAGATTGGAATAAGCACAAAGGGGATATATGAAAGTAATTGTGTTCTGATAAATGTATGTAGTTGGTTAAATGATTATCTATATCGTTTATGACTTAATTATACTTCATTTGACACTAAATCTTAAAACCGAAATGAAATCTCTGGAAATCTTGTAACAAGTTTATATCCAACTAAAaagaaaaaacacacacacacatacaaacTACTATGAAATCGTTTTTACATACAAATTTTGTGAGTAAGATATTATACCAACTTGAcccataaaaaaaaaagtgcgTATCTGCATTATTTATGAGCGGATCTCACCTTATATTagtatatttataataaaaattaatatttttgcacAAAAATAATATTCTATATTAAATGATTCAATTAGAAAATTTTTATCACATAATTTACTCGTTAAACCATTTCAAATGagtttttttggaatttttttttatttttataccaaaaattactttataatttaaatatgaatCAATCAACTtcttttcacaaataaaaataggTGAGATCCTTTTTGTCATGCTTATTCGAGAATCGAGAAGATACTGTTAATTGTCAGGGGAGAATTAATGTATTACAATGATAGATGTGCCGAAGATTTTTTTTTGGAGCCTATGTGCCGAAGATAATaatcacataatatatatatatatatataattaagtcctattaattattattattattatatatatatcgatCACAAAACCTActcatataatatttttttacaggAAAAACTTGTAATTTATTCAATTAATAAATTGTCTTTAGATACAAGATTAAccagccaaaaaaaaaaattttcatattCCCAAACAAAAACGCATTGGGAGAGAGAAACAAAATGAGCTAAAGCATGTGCAACCACATTACACTCATATAATATTAAGACGgcgttttgttttgttttgtttttttaaaaaaaaagtatattATATATCATTCCATCACGTTTTCAATTCTGGAGCCATCTCCGTCCAATTTCTGCAATTGGGTTCATTAATTATCATAAATCTatttctaaatataaataatttaagctGCACATTACTACTACTGCCACGGGTGGTCCCAAAACTTACATGAATCCATTTTCTTATGAATTGCACATCAAATCTTTGAACGAAaaccaaataaaatattgtcaACCATCGAATATCTCTAATCAGATAAAGGCCGGTTTGTTCTCGACTCGCAGTATGTGACAATTTTCCAAATGACAGCTTCAAATTATAATACTCGATCTGGCgccaaaatattaattattgatGAACAATTTCAAACTTTTCTtctctaatttatttttatttaatttgagtgGTTTATAATACACCAAATATACCTCCTGATCACGTGTAACATCTCATCTTCCAACAAATATTTCTGTATTGATTATAATCTATCGGTTTGTAGGGGGAAAAATCATTGCAATTAGATTAGTTACAGTCCCGGCTGAGATATCAGTGATCAAAACATGATGCTTGAAATGTTCTaggatttgaaattttgtgcACGACGGACATTGCTCAATCTTATAATTTTCTCTAATATTTGTGTTGCTGTACAATTTAAAATATCTGAATTACATTTTCATCATCCATTACAATTTTTGAAGCGACAACACACTAATATTCAATCCAACactttaaataaagttttataTCATACTTACAATATTATAGATTCAATATTTATACACgctacaaaaataattaaataccttTATTAAAAAATAGTAGGTCTCTTACAAAATTATGCCACGGATCTGTATTTATGAGACGAGTCGACTCGATctatatttaaaatgaaaattaataatttcgacataaaaaataatatttttcatatgtCGAGTTCAATGAAATTCATCTCATAAAATTCGTTTTATAAAATTGGCTGATAAAATGatttcatataatatatatacgagttttttttattttataaaaaatgggGATGAGGTTAGCAAATGAAATATGTAACCTCGTAAGCCAAGCCACTCACGTGGCATTTAAGTAACTTGATTAATATCAAAGTAATTAGAAACTTCACTATTATAAAATTGAGAATATTACCATCTTCCTGAATCATAGCTGGATTCATTTCACTTTAATCCATCTCTATCTATATTCTATAACTAAAAACGACGGGTGCTTGgctttaatattaatatttgagGACCCATTATCTCcacaattcaataaaaaaatactgTTTATTATAATCCACAAGCAACAATGACATTTTAGTAATAAGATAAGATAATGGAACCACTAATGAACATATATCCcattagattattcaagattCGATCATGCAATATGTACATATATCAATTAGCTTTCATATAGAATATATGTTCAAATAATGTGTGTAGAAAACTCGGAGATcatacaaaaattaaaaacgtTTTCGAGGAATTTTTTCATATAAATTGTGGGTTCGAggatctttcaatatttttttaagttatggTATTAATTCTTTGTTCGAATTCATTATATCTTCTGGATTATCAGTGCATGATATGCTCATATGTGAGTACACAAAGCGTTTATACGAATAATGAATAGATAAATCTGGAGTCGAATCGAACTATGCTgtgaatttaaaaatatatatattttcgcaGTTTGtgaaaaataacaaataaatattaaaattataaatatcgcCATGAAACTTGTATTTATCTTATATTTTACACTCTtggtttatatttaattatcttCATTTAGAATATAAACTTATTTGTTTATGTACACACAAATAGTAAtgaatatatataaacaaatccGTGCATGatagaagaagatgaaggatAATACATAGTCATTTCTAAAGAATGATAACCCAAAAATAAAACCCTTTTTCCCAACATTTTCTTTTACCTTCCAAatacaacttttttttttgtttatgattaaaaaagaaaaaagaatacaaattgaaaatttttaaagttaaaaaaaaaaaaaaaactaaaaatcaatatctaatttttatttcattattttgaacgacccttttcttttttcttgtgTTTAATTTCTACATTTTATGTATTTATTGTAATTTCATGACTAAACAACACTGGTGTTGAGTTGCTGTAAGAACCACATATCATCAACATTCCACAGAGCATCGGACGCATCTCCACCGTCCATCCACTGGTTGCAGTTTTGACTCGTAACCTGGAAATCTAAACCATGGTTAAAAGTACTGTAGCTGGTTAAACTCTGATCATGGTTATTATTATAACACACTGGCACTGCTGCAGGTACTTGATTACCGGCAACATAACAATCTTGATTAATATTGCTCCCAGATTCGTTAACCGGGTAGTTGTAGCACTCTGTCAGGTCGGAGACCGGCGACACCTGAGCCCCGAAAGAGTCGGAGGAGGACGCGGCGGCGGCCATGCTAGGATCAGGTGGcggcatcatcatcatcatctgaTTCTGACCCGCGGAGCAGCTTATGTTGTAATTGTTTTGGAGACGGTGATCTGctgtggtggtggtggtggaggaAGAATCCAGCTCCACCTCTGCAGCTCCGGCCGCGGCCGCCTGAATCCTCTCTACGAGCCTCGGCATCCATAAGTACCGCATGGTGTCCTTGAACTGCTTGCTGTTGACGTCACATTTCAGCTGCTTGGCATGTTTCTGAACTCTTGTTCTCCAATAATTCTTTATCTCGTTATCTGTTCTTCCAGGCAAATGTTGAGCGATCTTCGACCAcctgtaatatatatatattaattcctatatatatatcttgAATTTTGTTATGCTGCTGCCTATCAATCATGCCCAACTCCGTAACGACCATGTACACATATTGTAAATGATGAACACGAAGTTAAGAATAATTGTTGAGtaacataaaaaaaactttatatatttcaatcaatatatatatatatatatatcatacctATTACCCCATCGAGAATGGAGTTCAAGAATCAGAAGCTGTTCTTCGAGAGTTATATTCCCTCTCCGAACCTCCGGCCGCAGATAATTCAGCCACCTCAACCTGCAACTCTTCCCAGTTCTCTTCAAACCTGCagtgaaatatttatatatcaaaaatcaataatctcatcattaattataaagaaacaaattaattaaaagggattaaataataataataataatttaccaGCAGATCGAGCAAGGGAATTCCAGCGGCCATCTCCATGGTGGGCTATGTAGTTGATGAGGATGAAGTCCTCTTCAACAGTCCACGGCCCTCTTCTTAATTCTTCATCATAAACCTTAGCATTTTGATCAATATCCATTTTAATTCTAATTGTCTGTAATAATTATCTGATCAAACTTATATGaaagagaaagagaaagagaaagagGAAAAAGAGAAAGAGAGAGATGTTTGGGGTGTTTGAATACaaggaagaagaaaaagagaagatggAAGGTTTATATAGAAGAGCATGAGAAGTTTGAATAATATTGGGGGAAAGAAGGTGGCATGTGAGAGAGGGAAGCcgcaatgagaattaattacaCTAATTAATGggctaattaaataattaatcgcCCGCACACTTAAAACTTGGGGCTTCCTATTGATCTACTCTTTGCGAATTATATAATGCGGGGAAattcattaaatattatttaatggCAGCTTTGGAGTTTGACACTTTGACTTTGATGGTTTATTTTGTGCGTGGGGAtggttaaattattttttttctttcttcttggGGATGTTACATATATAATTCGAAAAGATCAATGGACAGTGAAAAGAATTGTCGGTATCAACTATCAAGTATTCTCCGACTTCTTTTGTCCAATCAAGTTGTTAAGGATTATTTGACTACGCCACTTCATTTCTCCGACCTACGTTTCACACATTTCCACCATGGAGGTGAAATAGAATC comes from the Henckelia pumila isolate YLH828 chromosome 1, ASM3356847v2, whole genome shotgun sequence genome and includes:
- the LOC140891389 gene encoding transcription factor MYB108-like isoform X1; the protein is MDIDQNAKVYDEELRRGPWTVEEDFILINYIAHHGDGRWNSLARSAGLKRTGKSCRLRWLNYLRPEVRRGNITLEEQLLILELHSRWGNRWSKIAQHLPGRTDNEIKNYWRTRVQKHAKQLKCDVNSKQFKDTMRYLWMPRLVERIQAAAAGAAEVELDSSSTTTTTADHRLQNNYNISCSAGQNQMMMMMPPPDPSMAAAASSSDSFGAQVSPVSDLTECYNYPVNESGSNINQDCYVAGNQVPAAVPVCYNNNHDQSLTSYSTFNHGLDFQVTSQNCNQWMDGGDASDALWNVDDMWFLQQLNTSVV
- the LOC140891389 gene encoding transcription factor MYB2-like isoform X3, translating into MDIDQNAKVYDEELRRGPWTVEEDFILINYIAHHGDGRWNSLARSAGLKRTGKSCRLRWLNYLRPEVRRGNITLEEQLLILELHSRWGNRWSKIAQHLPGRTDNEIKNYWRTRVQKHAKQLKCDVNSKQFKDTMRYLWMPRLVERIQAAAAGAAEVELDSSSTTTTTADHRLQNNYNISCSAGQNQMMMMMPPPDPSMAAAASSSDSFGAQVSPVSDLTECYNYPVNESGSNINQDCYVAGYESKLQPVDGRWRCVRCSVEC
- the LOC140891389 gene encoding transcription factor MYB78-like isoform X2; amino-acid sequence: MDIDQNAKVYDEELRRGPWTVEEDFILINYIAHHGDGRWNSLARSAGLKRTGKSCRLRWLNYLRPEVRRGNITLEEQLLILELHSRWGNRWSKIAQHLPGRTDNEIKNYWRTRVQKHAKQLKCDVNSKQFKDTMRYLWMPRLVERIQAAAAGAAEVELDSSSTTTTTADHRLQNNYNISCSAGQNQMMMMMPPPDPSMAAAASSSDSFGAQVSPVSDLTECYNYPVNESGSNINQDCYVADFQVTSQNCNQWMDGGDASDALWNVDDMWFLQQLNTSVV